In Gemmatimonadota bacterium, a single genomic region encodes these proteins:
- the gspG gene encoding type II secretion system major pseudopilin GspG — translation MTRNARRPGFTLMELIVVIAVIALLAGLTAPALFRNVGDARIAAARADLATISLALESYALSVGDYPSTQQGLEVLVRNPGVGAVWKGPYLKGQVPKDPWGRAFVYQYPGKGVAGTYDLMTYGRDGAAGGTGEDADAVAGEGAAR, via the coding sequence ATGACCCGCAACGCCAGGCGTCCCGGCTTCACGCTCATGGAACTCATCGTCGTCATCGCGGTCATCGCATTGCTCGCCGGGCTGACCGCGCCCGCGCTCTTTCGCAACGTGGGCGACGCGCGCATCGCAGCCGCACGCGCAGATCTCGCGACGATCAGCTTGGCGCTGGAATCCTACGCGCTGTCCGTCGGTGACTATCCGTCGACCCAGCAAGGGCTCGAGGTGCTCGTGCGCAATCCAGGCGTAGGGGCAGTGTGGAAGGGGCCATATCTGAAAGGGCAGGTACCGAAGGACCCATGGGGTCGGGCCTTCGTCTATCAGTACCCCGGGAAGGGTGTCGCGGGAACCTATGACCTGATGACGTACGGGCGAGACGGTGCCGCTGGTGGAACTGGCGAAGACGCGGATGCCGTGGCAGGGGAGGGCGCCGCGCGATGA
- a CDS encoding prepilin-type N-terminal cleavage/methylation domain-containing protein gives MKRAFRFTRRGFSLFELLIALMIGSLVLTLALRLVSALTVAARQVERAGQLAMQQANGIRWLQMHLRAASVPVKDRPFVGTPRTVAFDVAAAKRRSPQSRRRVVVMVEHDTLSALVDGERRVVIRRNVRDLAVDYLVSRGLSSLWLSEWSSDRGLPVALRFRMRNVAPATTIDTVLVTVGVTL, from the coding sequence ATGAAGCGTGCATTTCGGTTCACGCGCCGTGGGTTCTCGCTCTTCGAGCTCCTGATCGCGCTCATGATCGGCAGCCTCGTGCTGACGCTCGCGCTGCGACTCGTGTCCGCGCTCACCGTGGCGGCCCGACAGGTGGAACGCGCAGGTCAGCTGGCCATGCAGCAGGCGAACGGCATCCGGTGGCTGCAGATGCACCTGCGTGCGGCGAGCGTTCCCGTGAAGGACCGTCCGTTTGTGGGCACACCTCGCACGGTGGCCTTCGACGTCGCAGCGGCGAAGCGACGATCGCCGCAATCTCGCAGGCGCGTGGTGGTGATGGTCGAGCACGACACACTTTCCGCACTGGTCGATGGAGAGCGCCGCGTGGTCATTCGTCGCAACGTACGTGACCTCGCGGTCGACTATCTGGTGTCGCGCGGCCTCTCGTCGCTCTGGCTCTCCGAATGGTCGTCGGACCGAGGGTTGCCGGTGGCCCTGCGCTTCAGGATGCGAAACGTCGCGCCTGCAACCACCATCGACACTGTGCTCGTCACAGTAGGGGTGACGCTGTGA
- a CDS encoding type II secretion system F family protein encodes MLENRRVTLIELSADGGGARRLVGTRASRLAVIRALAGQMTAGVSMRRALTATETTMLPAPVLRAVQDVRAMVTEGETLGLSLERAALASPVIVSLVRTGESVGDLPRALQLAVQQLEHEDAVAARLRTALTYPVILAVTASLSLVVIVLVVLPKFADIVRDIGGQPPPLAIPLLSIARATKAHLPAVLVSTLLAATGAIAMFGSHAGRSALRTMAGRAPLLSRMLTRWHAARTARELGTLIRSGTPVLRALDDAITTAAGTSLAKRLQRVHARVANGGRLSRALVDGDVLPPATASLLEVGEHTAQLGAALLAVAEQLDREVDRAIEMSLVALQPAIVLVFGGVIALVAGAVLQTLYSVRPVL; translated from the coding sequence ATGCTCGAGAACCGTCGGGTCACCCTCATTGAACTGAGCGCCGATGGTGGTGGGGCAAGGCGACTCGTCGGAACACGCGCGTCGCGCCTGGCGGTCATCCGCGCCCTGGCGGGACAGATGACAGCGGGTGTCTCCATGCGGCGTGCGCTGACGGCAACTGAGACAACGATGCTACCAGCACCGGTTCTCCGTGCTGTGCAGGATGTGCGCGCCATGGTGACGGAGGGCGAGACGCTCGGGCTCTCGCTCGAACGTGCCGCGTTGGCGAGCCCGGTGATCGTCTCGCTGGTGCGCACAGGCGAGTCAGTGGGCGATCTCCCGCGAGCCCTTCAGTTGGCCGTTCAGCAACTCGAACACGAGGATGCCGTCGCCGCACGACTTCGCACAGCGCTGACCTACCCGGTGATCCTGGCGGTCACTGCGAGTCTGTCGCTCGTGGTGATCGTACTCGTCGTACTCCCGAAGTTCGCGGACATCGTGCGCGACATTGGAGGGCAACCACCTCCCTTGGCGATTCCTCTCCTGTCGATCGCTCGCGCCACGAAGGCGCACCTCCCTGCTGTACTTGTCTCGACGCTGCTGGCCGCGACTGGCGCCATCGCAATGTTCGGCAGCCACGCGGGGCGGAGCGCTCTCCGAACCATGGCGGGGCGGGCACCACTGTTATCCCGAATGTTGACGCGCTGGCACGCAGCGCGAACGGCACGTGAGCTTGGAACTCTCATCCGTTCCGGGACTCCCGTTCTGCGGGCGCTCGACGATGCGATCACCACGGCGGCGGGCACCTCACTTGCCAAGCGGCTGCAACGCGTGCATGCACGGGTCGCCAACGGCGGTCGCCTGAGCCGGGCACTCGTCGACGGAGACGTGCTGCCCCCTGCAACCGCGTCACTCCTTGAGGTTGGCGAGCATACGGCACAACTCGGAGCGGCACTCCTTGCAGTGGCAGAACAGCTCGACCGCGAAGTCGACCGAGCGATCGAAATGTCCCTCGTGGCGTTGCAGCCGGCGATAGTTCTCGTGTTTGGCGGAGTGATCGCCCTCGTGGCCGGCGCCGTGCTTCAGACACTGTACTCGGTACGCCCCGTGTTGTGA
- a CDS encoding type II/IV secretion system protein, with translation MAYHGDLQRDVEEHLAIVFGRPLHKEYCELDTLQRAIAASFDGTEVKRSLGSENESDESDGSTSVADARDLALQPPVIRLVNTTIRDAVRARASDVHFEATPSGLSVRIRVDGVLHALSPPDRQMQPAIVSRLKLLADLNIAEQRRPQDGRLRIRLNEAELDIRVSTVPTLHGESVVLRLLRTDTGAATLDSLGLPRQTQDVLADLVSRSHGLLIATGPTGCGKTTTLHALLSCRATGREKVITVEDPVEYQVPGVTQVPVIAAAGMTFASALRGILRQDPDVVMVGEMRDRETAAIAAQAAMTGHLVLSTLHTNDALSAVARLQDLGVEPFLVASTLIGVLAQRLVRVLCTTCRQRGSGTVLVPAAPEAGWLDVSPFYSARGCDECRGSGYRGRTGIYELLPITSAMRELLARSAAPHELKHLTEVEGMQRIQLDAAAKVAAGITSADEVRRVLGGGSA, from the coding sequence GTGGCATACCACGGCGATCTCCAACGTGACGTAGAAGAACATCTCGCCATCGTATTCGGCCGACCGCTGCACAAGGAGTACTGCGAGCTCGACACGCTCCAGCGCGCAATCGCGGCCTCCTTTGATGGTACGGAGGTGAAGCGCTCGCTTGGCAGTGAAAACGAGAGTGACGAGAGCGACGGGAGTACGTCGGTTGCGGATGCTCGCGATCTTGCCCTCCAGCCACCTGTCATCCGTCTCGTCAATACCACTATCCGGGATGCCGTGCGCGCCCGCGCCAGCGACGTGCACTTCGAGGCGACGCCCTCGGGCCTGAGCGTGCGCATTCGCGTCGATGGCGTGCTGCATGCGCTGTCGCCACCCGACCGGCAGATGCAACCCGCCATCGTCTCACGCTTGAAGTTGCTCGCCGATCTCAACATCGCGGAGCAACGTCGCCCGCAGGACGGACGCCTCCGCATCCGCTTGAATGAGGCGGAACTCGACATCCGTGTCAGCACGGTGCCCACGTTGCACGGCGAATCCGTAGTACTTCGCTTGCTCCGCACGGACACCGGCGCGGCGACCCTTGATTCGCTCGGTCTGCCGCGACAGACCCAAGACGTCCTCGCCGACCTCGTGAGCCGTTCACACGGACTTCTCATCGCGACAGGGCCCACCGGGTGCGGCAAGACGACAACACTCCACGCCCTCCTCTCGTGCAGGGCAACGGGACGAGAGAAGGTGATCACGGTGGAAGATCCCGTTGAATACCAGGTGCCCGGCGTCACGCAGGTGCCGGTCATTGCCGCGGCAGGCATGACCTTCGCGAGCGCGCTCCGGGGGATTCTTCGTCAGGACCCGGACGTCGTCATGGTGGGGGAGATGCGGGATCGCGAGACCGCGGCCATCGCCGCCCAAGCCGCAATGACGGGGCATCTCGTGCTCTCGACCCTGCACACCAACGACGCACTCTCGGCGGTCGCGCGACTGCAGGACCTCGGAGTGGAACCCTTCCTTGTCGCGTCAACGCTGATAGGGGTCCTGGCTCAACGTCTCGTACGTGTGCTCTGCACTACATGTCGCCAACGCGGCAGCGGGACGGTGTTGGTCCCCGCAGCACCCGAGGCCGGGTGGCTCGATGTTTCCCCGTTCTACTCAGCGAGAGGCTGCGACGAGTGCCGAGGTTCTGGCTACAGGGGCCGCACCGGCATCTACGAGCTGCTCCCCATCACAAGCGCCATGCGGGAACTGCTCGCCCGCTCCGCTGCACCGCACGAGTTGAAGCACCTCACCGAGGTCGAGGGGATGCAACGCATCCAATTGGATGCGGCAGCCAAGGTGGCTGCGGGAATCACATCGGCGGACGAGGTCCGTCGCGTCCTCGGAGGAGGATCCGCATGA